The DNA window GAAATAATCCAAGACTAAATTTTTCCATCGATCATATTTAAATCCAACGAGTGTTCTTAGTcgggatgagaaaaaaatatacgtattatttaaaaataaagcaAATACGTGTGATATTCTATTTGTACAACGTCTATTTTATGTACACTTTGGCGTAAAAAATAACGGTAACAATCGTAATGATTGTCGAATTAACCGTAACGTGTGACAAGTCAATGAATGAATTAATCGCTCGTGTAATTGCGATTTAAAACATCGAGCGTGTCGACAGCAGTTATCCAATTCCCGCTGCGCAAACTAAAgctgaagaagaaaagaaagatatgaataaaaaagtaaggaaataacaatatatatatatatataataaaacagaaccaataacaatttatatattttatactgaaatatattaaaaaaaaaaagagaaataaacaATATTGACCACTGTGTTAAATAAATTCCTTCAAACTACCGGATAAGGtgttaaaaatatacgtatataatacatatgtaccTGCGCGTACGTGTATAATTGCAACAAAGAACAGCGTGTAAAGGAGACTgtcacatatacatatatgtatatatatatatatttatatataaaacaattttttcttcttttacgtaTTTGATGCACACCGTGTTATTCCCAAGTGAAGGTAATAATGGTGATAGTGTGATGGTGGTCAGGGTGGTGATAAGGATGGTGCGATGAGCCGATGCGGCATCTTTGTAAATCCTTAAATAtaatgttgaaataaatttatacgacGCACGcacaagaacaacaacaagaacaatAATTATCTGTGAAATGGTATCATCGTCGCGGCGTCATTGCGTAatatcaacaacaacaacaacaacaacaataataatagaacGTATGGGCATCGTCACTAAAAcctgtataaatattattattcccaAATactggtaataataataacaacaacaataatgatagtaattaCTTATTTTCACTAAGCAATTATACCACATTACAACGTATATACTATCATCCCGatgaattttctttacttttcttttatttattctcgataaatgattttttttttttttttgttttcaacaaacTCTGCTACGCATGCATGGGAGTCGTagtatgtatgatgtatgtatCGTGTATCCGTATAGAATCCGCGAATGTAACGCAATTATTGCATGTCCACGTATTAGATGCAGATTGGCATTCGTACATGTACGAGTATTATACCGAAGTTTGCGGTATTAAGTAAGAAAATCTCACATAATTACACAGCGTATTCCAAGTTTATGAATAACTAATGTATTCGTGGTAAATTGCTGCAATATCTCTGTTCGTTctgcgcgcgtgtgtgtgtgtgtgtgtgtgtgtgtgtttgtataATCTATTTGTGTATCAgagattttaaatttataccaTATAATGTTGAATTGCAcgtgttttgttatttttaaatgcAGGAAACACAACGCGAAAGCGAAAAATAGTACAaggaattttttaagaaaGTATTTTAAGCGAATGAATGCGCATTGGTAAAATATCGACAAAATAATGGGAAAAACAAAGTAACAGAAAATATTCTAACGTTTCACTACGTATCACTTATTTCGTTCAAAACTTCCTTACTGCTTTCGACTTCACCACATCCCTTTTGTTTGATTGTTACGTGTAACGGAAATGTACGGTTATACATACGCACGCAATTACATGCTTTTGTACATTGTAGGATCAGATGAATCTTTATATTTCGTTAATTAAGGCGATGACTCGTTGTTCATTGTAGGCGGAATTCCGAATCGtacacttttcattttcttctttgaaaCGAGTAAACctataatgaaaataatcgatgtatcgacATGTAAATAAAGCATCGTTCACATAGATTCGTTACGGTCGCAGGAtgataattattcaaacgGTTTTATATGCAATTGTACGTTGATgggttatattttttttatagatgtTGCGACACTCTGGCCACGTGCgctttgtaaaaaatatggaTGTTGGGTGCCAATTGCTTTCTGcgataataatgaaaagaacAAAGCGGAAATATAGAATCGAAGCGCGACAAGATTCTTCTCAGGACGTTTGGACTATACCATGAATATGAATAGATCTTAGGTTAGGTGAGTGAGCGTAGGCAATAAATCGACAAGGCAAGGCAGGCAATTTTTATGCGATGGGAAATTAATATTTGTTTGTTCAGCAAGTTAACAGGATAACAAGGAATGTGTATTATGGTAGGAGTTAGGGTGTAGGAGCTGTTTAGGAGCTGGCAAAATTTTAagtgtatttgaaaaaagagagtGCGTGGAACAACGTCACTTCCGGTATAGGAAAATTATAAAGATAATCAATAAACTTCCGTTGGTGGATAGTTACACAAGTATTGGTAACAATGAACCTACACCTCCGGATGGTTATACTCGTACATACTAGGATAAAGAATCAATCTTCTCTGTCGGATGGTTGTTACACGGATAATTAATTGCGAACCTCAGCTATTGGTTGGCCCCTGTGATTTAGTGACAAGGACCTGACGAACGGTAAATGATGTATTAAAGATACGAAGGAGGGACAATGACGTTTATATCGGCTCTCGGTTAGTTATGACAAGACTTTTATCGGGCTACCCGCGGAAATTATATGATCACACTTTACTTGAGCTAATAAACAGGAAGTTAAGGAcacgaatttaaatttcaagaTCTACTTCCGATAATGGTTGCACGACTACCAATTTATCTCGTAGTATTGAAGGGTCCCCGACGGGCATAAAGATCGCAAAGTACGATCCGCGATGCTTTTCCAGTGACAAGAGTTCactaattcaaatttcaaacgttAAAGGCCAAAAGGACCAAAGATAAATCCGCGACGCGTCACCTTAACGAGTTTGAGCAAATCTGATTCGCTGATTCGACCAAACAATCAAGCCTTacttatttataataatatgttaaTTTGTTTACGGGACAATAGCGAGAGAGTCGGTGCCACGCGGCCGATCGAGTGAAGCTCGGCGCTGCCATCCGCGGTCCGGCAGAAATCGTGGAGCGCTGTTTTGCCCCCCGCATGCTCATTTGTTTTACGATCGGCGAAATAAATGCGAATAGAAATTATGCGAATAGCGTGGACGAATTCTAACACGTTACAACGTATATTTTTACTCTTAAGCAATATTAATGTTATATGCACGCATGTACACGAGTGtatctatacatacatgtacaccgtgtataataataaaaatgccGCAGAGCACGGGATTTTCCTCGTTCCGtcatacatatgtacataggTGTATAAATTGTGTGTGTCGGTTATACACGATTTGATATTCGGTACGTTACAAGGCAAGGCGTACCaactacacacacacacaccctGGCATGAATTGCAAATGTCCGTAAAATaaatgtgtatgtatacgtgtacgtacaGCAGGATATTTCGACGAAAGTGAAtctaaatttttcttttgttcttcGTATCTCGGGTATCGCCTGCAGCAAGTATCCGGACGTTTAagcataataatttttttttcccaactcTTATACCAGGTAATATCATCGACGCTAACGATCCGGCGGAAAGGAAAATCCCAAGATTTCACAGAAAAGAGTTGAATATTTGATTCGGGTGGAATAGAACAATAGAGGAATAAGGAAAACGGGGAGTGGGGGaaagtgaataaattaaatcttCGTAGACGATGATTAATTTTATACGGTCGATAATTCGTTCTAGAAGTTTGGCACGAGTGATCGAACAGCATTTTTACTGTTATCAGCTGACAATTAATTTgactgtataaaaaatgcagaatttattcaaaccgATTCTTATCGACAATCAATTATACAATGTAAATCCTGAAACTAATATAGATTAGACAGTTCCTTAATTTATAAACGGTTGCTCATGCCTGCTGCATTTGCATACAATGTGTAattgtatgtatgcatacacacatatatatatacatatgtacacatacatgtatgcatacacattatacgtatacctacttAAGAGGATCCTGTAATTaatctttaccgaccgagtatTAAACGTCACTTATTTTTTCCGTTATCAAAGTCCGTAACGTACTATCACTGAAAACGTATCTTCTACAAGCATATGGAGTTCCGTACAAAGATATCGTAAACAGTTTTTGTTTCACGCTGCAAGTGTACAAAGGAAAAATACGTATTCCTGCAACAATTAGTGGTAGGTAATTCCATTATAAAACACATCAATTTCCGGCATTGTTACCGCGAaaagtaaacatttttttttttcattgcaccTAAAATTGCTCCAATGGCTGCGACATTGTTTGATCAGCGATGCACAATTACAGTTTCTGACTACGATTGAAACGAGCGACGTTTTACTCGTTCGGTAAAAACCGATCGCACAGCATCCTCTTAACGCGACTATTACtatcatttaattatttttcttctccgaATGTCCGCATTCGCTGCAATGCAGCCTTAAATTTTGTGGGAGGGGGGAGGCAAGGTTAGTTTTTTACGCGAATTGACGCACGTTTACGAATAATACGCAAGAAGAGATGATCGTcctaaattttcaatattcccGTCTGGCGGCTGATCGGTCGTACAGACCCTCCCCTCctccttccttctttccttccttcgtTCGGTTGACTGGCTGGCTGATCGGCCGATCGTTTCGTATAGACTTAGTTATTATTCAagcaaaattgaataaaaccaATGACACTAGAGGCCCGGGTCACTGCGCCGACCTACACTCCGACAGCCGCCGTTGTCGCAGCCAGATATCCGAGAGAGCCTGAAAGTCATACCTAGTAATAGCTATAACCTACTGCATAATAAACCAAATTCGATCCAAAACCCCGCcagtttctctctctctctctctctctctctctctattctcTGTACGGTATCCAGCTATTCCTCTGCATGTACGGACGattatacacgtacacacaTACGTATCTACAATATGTGCTATGCTAGCTTTTAATGTGCAAATGGGTGGACTCTATACCTATCATATATACCTTTTCCGAGTGTGCATTTAAATTTccacatgtgtgtgtgtgtgtgagtacatacatgtaaaataaagTGTATCTCTTCCGCATATACCTATCGACGTTACGTCGTCGGTCAATCGTTGGAGGaaagatagatagagagagagagagagagagagagagagaatttctGATTTTATACTACATATCTATATCTTATACCTGCTTGCAACTCGGCACTACGTCGTTTTCACCCTATTTAATAAGCTTATTATACACCAGACACACCGCGTTTATGTACATTGTAGAAACGAATAATTTGATGTATTATCGATGAAGAGGAGGGGAATTAATAACATGCGAGAACGCGattgaaagagagagagaaatagtGTGTGAGCGAGAGGATTACGgcgggaggggagggggagaaaTTTACCCGGAGAGACTTtatataacaaaatcaataaaGAAACAATCATGACGGCGATGACGATGATGTCctgaatattaattattattaaatggACGTGCAGTAGAGCGAAATAAACGACGCGTTCCTGTCGCATCGGATGTTGGGAAACTCTCTTCGCCCagcttttttcttattgttaatattcTCCAGCTGATCCGTTATTTAGCTCTAGGAGGGGTGAATTTCGCTTTGATTGAACCGCGAAAATATGccgatattcattttttttttctctcctttattcttctcttgcaaaattttcaccttCATGGGAAATTGTTGCATAACTTATCGAATATCGTTGGTCAATGATGTCCGTATGCGtctgcgcgtgtgtgtgtgtgtgaaaagaATGTTAAAATTGACAATAAAATGCGGTACAAACATCAACTATTTATAGAGTGATTATTACTGTCAGTGGAACTTTTTCTCGCATAGCTGTAAAACACTTAGATACAGTTTGCTCGAATTATTATGTTGGCTGttatgtttttcttcttttttttttttttttatttttatttttatttatttcagcattttgtattatattaacgatagaacgatattttttcggtattaataataagaaataaaagtataagCCAAGGACTGTTAATTAAGTATACGGCCATGGTTATGCCGTACTGAATAAGTTTTGTCACGATTTGGTAATAtcgtcaaatgaaaaacaagagGAACATATTGAGTAACGACGAACACGACGATTTCCTCAGGacgaattttaatattttctcattaatGCAATGCCCAACGAGGGGCGGTGGGGGGAGGGTGTCTATTTATTAATTGTCATCTTAATTACTTTCGCAGCTCTTTGCTTATACATAATTCCGCGTATAATACGTACGTACTTACACGGTCTTGTGAAACTGACGGATGTATCCGAGGAGTTGGGAACCTCTGAGAACGATcatcatattatattatatatataatatgtatatactatgTGTGTGTTTGCCGCTAGCATTATACAGTCGTTTAACACCCATTAAAGAGTTCCTCGGACGACCTCGAGGTAAACCAAGTAATAAACAAcgtttttgaatttggaaTATCTTTATACGTGCATTCGTACGATccttgtgtgtgtgtgtgtgtgtgtttggtTTCTCTACATGCATGTATGCAAGTATGCGTAGAACGCGAGAAACGTTCGTCTTGCCCTGTAACCTGTGAGGTGGCGAAATGAATTGCCCAGGTTTAGACTGTATGTTACACCTAACTACCTACCACCGTGTTATCGCCGTAGCGTTCCACGGAATATATCAGGGGTGGATAATTATCGCGGCAAAatacaatttgaaaaacgataaaGACATTATCGTTGTTTTTTGATTCTGTAATCGTATATGGTTTATTATGtatggtataaaaatttttacatactttgtgcgatgaaaatttcacacctTTTACTATACGTTCTTGGGATCTTTTGTTGTTACAGATTTTATCAACATTCCATCCATAAACCTGATATTATAACAGCGTGAGTCTGTATAACCCGCCGATTCCAAGAAGATATCGAAAATGGGTCGGAAGAAAATACAGATATCCCGGATTACGGATGAACGGAATCGACAGGTGAGGTTTTTCCTTTTATAGTTCTACcgtactattattattattattattatatattattcacCCATCGAGAAATGATTCCATTTTTTCCCCGTAACGCGTACCTCGATTCGTTCGGTATTTAACTAAATATCATGTAACGCGTTTTGGGTTTGCAGGTGACGTTCAATAAGAGGAAATTCGGCGTTATGAAGAAGGCGTACGAACTCTCGGTACTTTGCGACTGTGAAATAGCGCTGATAATATTCAGTTCTAGTAACAAATTGTACCAGTACGCAAGCACAGACATGGACAAGGTCCTCCTAAAGTACACCGAGTACAACGAGCCCCACGAATCGCTTACAAACAAGAATATAATCGAGGTGAGTTGACTCAGTTCCATTATTCTCTGTCTAAGTCCTGGGAAAataaacagagagagagaggctaACAAACAATATACAATATGCATGCGGTGTAACCCGGGTGcattaattatatttgattacgaatgtgcgtgtgtgcgtgtgtccCTTTCCACCTTATTGTATTTACATACTTAACACACTTGTCTAATTGTTCACGGTTGAAAGTATTAATTATCGAAAATAAGAAGAACACTAACAATAATCGTATAAGATGAATATTTACGCTCCAAGGGGTTCGAGAGGtagaaataataaagaaactgaaagcaagttttttttcaagagatagagagagagagagagagagagagaaagagagagaaagagaaagagacacAGAGAGGGACGGGGGTTTCTGTGCTGAAAATTAACATGCATGTGATGGTGAGTGCCCTCGGGCGGTGTGGTCACGTGAACCTGTCTGCTGACACTTGCAGGCACTCAACAAGAAGGAGCATAAGGGAGCGATGTCGCCCGAGAGTCCGGAGCCCGATACTGCCGAGTATAATCTCACGCCGCGGACCGAGGCTAAGTACAGCAAAATTGACGAGGAATTCCAAATGATGATGCAGAGGAATCAGCACAACGGCACGAGGGTCAGTTgaagaatatttaatttcgaattatcgaggggaaaatagaatttattagCTCCactgagtgaaatttttatttccggttaccgctcagtccttgactattttcattttttaccaaaatcggAGAATacagttccaggtagaaaatgaaaatcagttttctagctgttaccggaaagtctggtatacgttgctattctttctcgttacgatcactgttactatattttcttgtcactgctgcgaaaatttaatgcttgtgcaacaacaAATTAACGTTCAAGCCTTGTTTGTCTAAagaagtagagtaaacctcagaaactgattttgcgttgcaattaccaaaaaaggatcgacgatagggcaaaatgtttaggcgtacctcgtttttcgtaattacaacaatattcaaacagcttttttaacgatacctgttttgctgaatttttctagttactgtaacaaatgaaatttttctcagcgtgaAGCGAaagcaaagaaagaaaattaataaataaattctacaCGCAATTTgttgtaattattacaattttaatcAGGTTATGGGACAGTCTAATTACACGCTACCCGTCTCGGTGCCGGTTAACAGTTACGGAGAATCTCTACTGGGTTCCAGTCCACAAATGGCACACACCAGCATCTCACCTAGACCTTCGTCGTCTGAAACAGATTCAGGTTTGTCGATCTTTGTTGgaagaaataagaaatgagttttttttttgtcgttcatttttattattgagaCCGCGTCGgctaaatatttataattgaaGCTGGAAATTGGTAAAGTATGTACGTAAATTTATGCACAGAGAGGTATTCATAATTGTGGTTACTGTACGGTTATTAACTATTTGCATTTCATACCATGagcgaaaaatatagttttgcAGGAAGgatacgaaatgaaaattagttcgATGGCTATTATCAGAAAATCATAGTACGAGTTGCTGTTATCTTTTATCGTAGTCTTTCGTATTGAAATTTCTTGTAACTATttcgataaattgatgttgGTTAGCTGAAAAACTGAATAACTGAGAAAATGTAGTATTAACAATTGTAATCACTTCACCGAATAGTTACTTGTAACGCATTTACTTGCcattccaaaaatattcaaatcgtTAATTGTAACGATACcgattttattacaatttttttatcgaccataacgaatgaaattttcttcagcGTATAAGGTATCAATTGCGCATAACAATAAGAAAATccgataaaattttgagtacAATAGACGagagggggtgaaaaaaaaatgatagaGCGCAAGAAACGATCGGGCGTCTTACTCGGCgttcaaatgaaaatggtgggtatttttattttatttccagtATATCCATCGGGAGGGATGTTGGATATGAGCAACGGTTATCCACCGTCGGCGTCGCCGCTCGGCGGTTCACCGAGTCCCGGACCATCGCCGGCGCTCGGCGTCGGAGGCGGGGGTGGAGGCAAAGGCAGTTCCTCGAGGCATTCGCCGCAACCTCCCCCGCCGCCTCATCCTCACAGAGCCAACCTGAGAGTCGTTATACCTGCACCCCTTACACAGTCCTTGTCGGACGACAACAATTACGACGTGAGTGTGTGTATATATCAATTGATACAGGAATAGGGATGAACATCTTGAGGGGTGAAGAAAGTACCGCGAGGGATCGAAATTGCGGGGAATAGCCCTGAACGATCGGCCGTGACATTGAatatcaacgatttttcagaGCGGGCATTCGCAATCTGCACTAAACACACCGGTTGTGGCGTTGCAGACACCCTCGGTACCAGCTGGATACTCCAGTTTCGGACCGACCGATTACTCGTCGGATCTCGGGAGCCTGGCGTGGTCCCACCAGAGGTACGTTGATGACTTGTCAATGTATTCGGCAGCCACCATGTCCAGCATCAGGTAAATCATTCATCGTTACTTTATTCACGTCCGTGTTAACACTGATCCTTGATCTTCGGCTCGTGGACTCCACAAACGCGGAAAACAacatataaattttcatacccATCTATTCGCATGCATTATCGTAATATCATTCAacattcaacatttttcccAATTCCGCACATAAACGATTTCCTCAATATGATCCATGCTACCTTTTCTCGACGTACGATTCATTTacctatttttatttgttacaatCGAGTGATTGTCCCGGGGGATTTTACAATGATTCGATTATATGCGAGGACCTCAAATTgcggttgtttttttttcgtgtaatttggaatgaatatacatatatattgaaatttacaaatttttactaaatttcgttacatttttcatgaaattaatCTATACggtaattttataattcaccTGTAAAACATTCTGCACGGGAACAGtagtagtaatagtaatagAGTGAACGTCGATattaagaatttgaaaattgtaacagTCATTGTAAAACTAGCTAACAATGGAATTAATCATTGCAAGAGGGATTGAAAAActtcatgttttatttttcaattagaaCGATCTTATAATCGGAATTGCTACGTAACAACGAAAACGGAAAGTCAcatcaataaattttattaataatttaaaatttataatttagtgcccatgtacatacctacatgtatattttttttttataaatcgtcAACCGTAACAAAGACATGTTTTCCTTGTTATGTTCTACTTGTACGAATTATGATTTACAGAGTATTTCGTATAACTATTTCTCCTTGATACCGATTGCAAAAGTTTCCATAATTTCTGTACAATCATCGTAAACGGGAAtcgtatgtaaaaaaaaaacaagaaaaaaaaatatttccagcGCACAGCACAAGCCTTTCCCAAGttgtacgaaaaaattgaatctttgtatgaaaaattaaaaaaaaatcccccgaaaagacgaaaatatataaaagtgAAAGTTCTCAACAATCCCAACGATGCACCAATCGTCCATTCATACGTTGAAAAAGGTCCGGCCAATCATCCCTTCTATATCCTGAATAAGCTAGTCGCACTAACAGACATTggtataataaagaaaaattaagaaattaaaacaaaaaaaaaaagtttgtgaCAACAAGTAACGCATATACTGACGCACGCACGTACGTGCGTCCCTCTTTTCTTGTCGGTTGCA is part of the Neodiprion virginianus isolate iyNeoVirg1 chromosome 5, iyNeoVirg1.1, whole genome shotgun sequence genome and encodes:
- the LOC124304341 gene encoding myocyte-specific enhancer factor 2 isoform X3, whose translation is MGRKKIQISRITDERNRQVTFNKRKFGVMKKAYELSVLCDCEIALIIFSSSNKLYQYASTDMDKVLLKYTEYNEPHESLTNKNIIEEHKGAMSPESPEPDTAEYNLTPRTEAKYSKIDEEFQMMMQRNQHNGTRVMGQSNYTLPVSVPVNSYGESLLGSSPQMAHTSISPRPSSSETDSVYPSGGMLDMSNGYPPSASPLGGSPSPGPSPALGVGGGGGGKGSSSRHSPQPPPPPHPHRANLRVVIPAPLTQSLSDDNNYDSGHSQSALNTPVVALQTPSVPAGYSSFGPTDYSSDLGSLAWSHQRYVDDLSMYSAATMSSISGLPHLAVSSSTPPPSTSPLPVKIKSEPISPPRDPHGGGGPGGGNPGSIHHSSLGVGPSSSGGGGGGGGGGPHHGPHGGVPQTLNLVSSRPNSNPPPSHSGSITPTNLPSPGAAGGVGDIRSSHPGGGGGGGAGSGGNSSDYENGPLMKRPRITEGWAT
- the LOC124304341 gene encoding myocyte-specific enhancer factor 2 isoform X2, encoding MGRKKIQISRITDERNRQVTFNKRKFGVMKKAYELSVLCDCEIALIIFSSSNKLYQYASTDMDKVLLKYTEYNEPHESLTNKNIIEKEHKGAMSPESPEPDTAEYNLTPRTEAKYSKIDEEFQMMMQRNQHNGTRVMGQSNYTLPVSVPVNSYGESLLGSSPQMAHTSISPRPSSSETDSVYPSGGMLDMSNGYPPSASPLGGSPSPGPSPALGVGGGGGGKGSSSRHSPQPPPPPHPHRANLRVVIPAPLTQSLSDDNNYDSGHSQSALNTPVVALQTPSVPAGYSSFGPTDYSSDLGSLAWSHQRYVDDLSMYSAATMSSISGLPHLAVSSSTPPPSTSPLPVKIKSEPISPPRDPHGGGGPGGGNPGSIHHSSLGVGPSSSGGGGGGGGGGPHHGPHGGVPQTLNLVSSRPNSNPPPSHSGSITPTNLPSPGAAGGVGDIRSSHPGGGGGGGAGSGGNSSDYENGPLMKRPRITEGWAT
- the LOC124304341 gene encoding myocyte-specific enhancer factor 2 isoform X1, which translates into the protein MGRKKIQISRITDERNRQVTFNKRKFGVMKKAYELSVLCDCEIALIIFSSSNKLYQYASTDMDKVLLKYTEYNEPHESLTNKNIIEALNKKEHKGAMSPESPEPDTAEYNLTPRTEAKYSKIDEEFQMMMQRNQHNGTRVMGQSNYTLPVSVPVNSYGESLLGSSPQMAHTSISPRPSSSETDSVYPSGGMLDMSNGYPPSASPLGGSPSPGPSPALGVGGGGGGKGSSSRHSPQPPPPPHPHRANLRVVIPAPLTQSLSDDNNYDSGHSQSALNTPVVALQTPSVPAGYSSFGPTDYSSDLGSLAWSHQRYVDDLSMYSAATMSSISGLPHLAVSSSTPPPSTSPLPVKIKSEPISPPRDPHGGGGPGGGNPGSIHHSSLGVGPSSSGGGGGGGGGGPHHGPHGGVPQTLNLVSSRPNSNPPPSHSGSITPTNLPSPGAAGGVGDIRSSHPGGGGGGGAGSGGNSSDYENGPLMKRPRITEGWAT
- the LOC124304341 gene encoding myocyte-specific enhancer factor 2 isoform X4; translation: MGRKKIQISRITDERNRQVTFNKRKFGVMKKAYELSVLCDCEIALIIFSSSNKLYQYASTDMDKVLLKYTEYNEPHESLTNKNIIEALNKKEHKGAMSPESPEPDTAEYNLTPRTEAKYSKIDEEFQMMMQRNQHNGTRVMGQSNYTLPVSVPVNSYGESLLGSSPQMAHTSISPRPSSSETDSVYPSGGMLDMSNGYPPSASPLGGSPSPGPSPALGVGGGGGGKGSSSRHSPQPPPPPHPHRANLRVVIPAPLTQSLSDDNNYDTPSVPAGYSSFGPTDYSSDLGSLAWSHQRYVDDLSMYSAATMSSISGLPHLAVSSSTPPPSTSPLPVKIKSEPISPPRDPHGGGGPGGGNPGSIHHSSLGVGPSSSGGGGGGGGGGPHHGPHGGVPQTLNLVSSRPNSNPPPSHSGSITPTNLPSPGAAGGVGDIRSSHPGGGGGGGAGSGGNSSDYENGPLMKRPRITEGWAT
- the LOC124304341 gene encoding myocyte-specific enhancer factor 2 isoform X5; this encodes MGRKKIQISRITDERNRQVTFNKRKFGVMKKAYELSVLCDCEIALIIFSSSNKLYQYASTDMDKVLLKYTEYNEPHESLTNKNIIEALNKKEHKGAMSPESPEPDTAEYNLTPRTEAKYSKIDEEFQMMMQRNQHNGTRVMGQSNYTLPVSVPVNSYGESLLGSSPQMAHTSISPRPSSSETDSVYPSGGMLDMSNGYPPSASPLGGSPSPGPSPALGVGGGGGGKGSSSRHSPQPPPPPHPHRANLRVVIPAPLTQSLSDDNNYDSGHSQSALNTPVVALQTPSVPAGYSSFGPTDYSSDLGSLAWSHQSGLPHLAVSSSTPPPSTSPLPVKIKSEPISPPRDPHGGGGPGGGNPGSIHHSSLGVGPSSSGGGGGGGGGGPHHGPHGGVPQTLNLVSSRPNSNPPPSHSGSITPTNLPSPGAAGGVGDIRSSHPGGGGGGGAGSGGNSSDYENGPLMKRPRITEGWAT
- the LOC124304341 gene encoding myocyte-specific enhancer factor 2 isoform X6, which codes for MGRKKIQISRITDERNRQVTFNKRKFGVMKKAYELSVLCDCEIALIIFSSSNKLYQYASTDMDKVLLKYTEYNEPHESLTNKNIIEALNKKEHKGAMSPESPEPDTAEYNLTPRTEAKYSKIDEEFQMMMQRNQHNGTRVMGQSNYTLPVSVPVNSYGESLLGSSPQMAHTSISPRPSSSETDSVYPSGGMLDMSNGYPPSASPLGGSPSPGPSPALGVGGGGGGKGSSSRHSPQPPPPPHPHRANLRVVIPAPLTQSLSDDNNYDTPSVPAGYSSFGPTDYSSDLGSLAWSHQSGLPHLAVSSSTPPPSTSPLPVKIKSEPISPPRDPHGGGGPGGGNPGSIHHSSLGVGPSSSGGGGGGGGGGPHHGPHGGVPQTLNLVSSRPNSNPPPSHSGSITPTNLPSPGAAGGVGDIRSSHPGGGGGGGAGSGGNSSDYENGPLMKRPRITEGWAT